In Drosophila santomea strain STO CAGO 1482 chromosome 2L, Prin_Dsan_1.1, whole genome shotgun sequence, a single window of DNA contains:
- the LOC120458509 gene encoding accessory gland-specific peptide 26Aa gives MNQILLCSATLLLLFTVANSQALKPANSSISDLPKSDSENSRSPPKITPRNDEVESNNAKDDSVQPDSKKNSIKSDAEEEDDLALSDYPLNDAQTLKADFPPKNNTNGSPPIEPENAVPPKRRNSRVHIIIGALQQRLLLERNTTFMFRNISVALMREVEVKKQEILNARKSNLNLEVELNDANRRILELNLQLEDARKSVRPCPKRNPTNQLREARFIKKYREEYWSLVKELIKRLIQELPKPKIGPYSL, from the exons ATGAACCAGATTTTGTTATGCTCTGCAACTTTAC tGCTGCTTTTTACAGTGGCAAACAGTCAAGCTTTGAAGCCAGCCAACTCATCTATCAGTGATTTACCAAAAAGCGATTCTGAGAACAGTAGATCTCCGCCAAAAATTACTCCCAGGAACGATGAAGTAGAGTCCAATAACGCTAAAGACGATTCAGTTCAGCCAGATTCGAAGAAGAATTCTATCAAGAGTGATGCTGAGGAAGAGGATGATTTGGCGCTGAGTGATTATCCACTTAATGATGCCCAAACACTAAAAGCCGATTTCCCACCCAAAAATAATACCAATGGAAGTCCTCCGATAGAACCCGAAAATGCCGTCCCGCCAAAACGAAGAAATTCAAGAGTACATATTATAATCGGGGCCCTGCAACAGAGGTTATTGTTGGAAAGAAACACTACTTTCATGTTCCGGAACATTTCCGTAGCATTGATGAGAGAAGTAGAGGTCAAGAAACAGGAAATTCTCAACGCCCGAAAGTCAAATCTCAATTTGGAGGTCGAGCTAAATGATGCGAACCGCAGGATTTTGGAATTGAATTTGCAGCTGGAAGATGCCCGAAAGTCCGTGAGGCCGTGTCCAAAAAGGAATCCTACCAATCAGTTAAGAGAAGCCAGGTTCATCAAAAAGTATCGTGAAGAATATTGGTCCCTAGTGAAAGAACTTATTAAGAGGCTCATTCAAGAGCTCCCGAAACCGAAGATTGGTCCTTATAGCTTATAA
- the LOC120458510 gene encoding accessory gland-specific peptide 26Ab — MNYFVPLCIFSCICLWQLGYAAPYISVQSSSRSSSQKMMGGMLRTVYDYNVQDSVNDSSGQLVHTHKADFNSDVMSPHEVEKVRHQLAIAPVIYHK, encoded by the exons ATGAACTACTTCGTGCCGCTCTGCATTTTCT CCTGCATTTGCCTTTGGCAACTCGGCTATGCTGCCCCCTACATAAGCGTTCAGTCCAGTTCACGATCGAGTTCCCAGAAAATGATGGGCGGCATGCTAAGAACAGTATATGACTACAATGTCCAGGACAGTGTGAACGATTCGAGTGGGCAATTGGTACACACTCACAAAGCAGACTTCAACTCGGATGTCATGAGTCCGCATGAAGTGGAGAAAGTACGCCACCAACTGGCCATTGCACCAGTAATTTACCACAAATGA
- the LOC120458632 gene encoding procyclic form-specific polypeptide B-alpha — MKFLTVFAFACVATFVVLHGAYGSPLPEPVPVPEPSPVAEPKPNGDPAANPGTAANPSGGPAEKPKPKADEIPNAVPPASLRTSAIDDNLVVPLLEAAPQKQDEVQAEPQQA; from the exons ATGAAATTCCTGACGGTCTTTGCATTTGCCTGTG TGGCCACATTTGTGGTGCTCCACGGCGCCTACGGCTCTCCACTGCCGGAGCCCGTTCCCGTTCCTGAACCGAGTCCCGTGGCCGAACCCAAGCCCAATGGCGATCCAGCTGCCAATCCTGGAACTGCAGCCAACCCAAGCGGAGGACCAGCTGAGAAGCCCAAGCCAAAGGCTGACGAGATTCCCAATGCCGTGCCACCGGCATCTCTGCGGACCTCCGCAATTGATGACAACTTGGTGGTTCCGCTGCTAGAAGCTGCTCCCCAAAAGCAGGACGAAGTTCAGGCCGAGCCCCAACAGGCTTAG